From a region of the Salinispira pacifica genome:
- a CDS encoding ABC transporter ATP-binding protein, with amino-acid sequence MKAFQSIVRILHAHRYMYILALLAISLGTFFAYSGPLVIKTAIDSLLNGQPLDGSLFVDRIFIRLGGIEYLKDRLYIPALVLVVIVAGQGLFTFVAKLLAARAAEGSIKRLRDRLFRHIQRQPYSFFSGASTGDVIQRCTSDVDTIRRFLETQLIEIGNTLVMLAIALGLMFTIHKPLAWLTMPIIPLTLFFSYFFFRNVQRVFTLSDESEGRLSAMLSEHLTGIRVVKAFGRERYEIDRFELLNQDYRKTTGKLIDLLAMYWGTTSMFSMGQVVLVLSMGSIWAVNGTVTLGILQVFISYVWMILWPLRQMGRILVDMGKAFVSVGRINEILDSDQEDVHTSGGTGRITGKIRFEDVCFAYPRDANPVKFPAAAAAAADDGDGDGDGERGQEAVAGQMKSQQEDVLRGVSFDIMPGETIGILGPTGSGKTTILHLLAGLYDGYRGNIFLDDTELRDMNLQAYRKQLGYVLQEPFLFSGSIKKNIKMGRGTALMDDIRRVASEAEVHHVISSFEQNYHTVIGERGVTLSGGQKQRVAIARAMIKDVPLYMFDDSLSALDAETDAKIRNTLISRKNLATTLIVSHRLSTIAGADRIMVLEHGRISQMGTHRQLSRREGLYRRLWELQKRGSEGDILVGAE; translated from the coding sequence ATGAAAGCCTTTCAATCAATTGTGCGCATTCTCCATGCCCACCGCTACATGTACATTTTGGCCCTTCTGGCCATATCTCTGGGAACGTTTTTTGCATACAGCGGTCCGCTGGTAATAAAAACCGCCATCGACAGCCTGCTGAATGGACAACCCCTTGACGGTTCTCTATTTGTTGATCGGATTTTTATCCGGCTGGGAGGAATCGAGTACTTAAAAGATCGCCTGTATATCCCGGCGCTTGTGCTTGTGGTAATTGTGGCAGGTCAGGGATTGTTCACGTTCGTGGCGAAGCTTTTGGCAGCCAGAGCTGCCGAGGGTAGTATTAAGCGTCTCAGAGACCGGCTGTTTCGTCACATTCAGCGGCAGCCCTACAGTTTTTTTTCCGGAGCGAGTACCGGTGATGTTATTCAGCGCTGCACCAGTGATGTGGATACCATTCGGCGTTTTCTGGAAACCCAGCTGATTGAGATCGGTAATACACTTGTCATGCTGGCTATAGCCTTGGGCCTGATGTTCACCATTCACAAGCCTCTGGCTTGGCTGACCATGCCGATTATCCCTCTGACACTCTTTTTCAGCTATTTCTTTTTCAGGAATGTGCAGAGGGTGTTTACGTTGAGCGATGAAAGCGAGGGGCGTCTTTCCGCCATGCTGTCCGAACATCTCACGGGGATCAGAGTGGTGAAGGCTTTCGGCCGGGAGCGGTATGAAATAGACCGTTTTGAGCTGCTGAATCAGGATTACCGGAAAACCACCGGCAAACTGATCGATCTTCTTGCCATGTACTGGGGAACCACGTCCATGTTCAGCATGGGGCAGGTGGTGCTTGTTCTGAGCATGGGGAGCATCTGGGCGGTGAACGGTACGGTGACGCTGGGAATTCTTCAGGTTTTCATTTCGTATGTCTGGATGATTCTTTGGCCCCTGCGTCAGATGGGAAGAATTCTGGTTGATATGGGCAAGGCGTTCGTTTCAGTGGGACGTATCAATGAAATTCTGGATTCAGACCAGGAAGATGTCCACACTTCAGGAGGCACAGGACGAATCACCGGGAAAATCCGTTTTGAAGATGTCTGTTTTGCCTATCCCCGGGATGCCAATCCGGTAAAGTTTCCTGCGGCTGCGGCTGCGGCTGCGGATGATGGTGATGGTGATGGTGATGGTGAGCGGGGACAGGAAGCCGTGGCCGGGCAGATGAAATCTCAGCAGGAAGATGTGCTGCGGGGGGTAAGCTTTGACATTATGCCGGGTGAGACTATTGGAATTCTGGGCCCAACCGGATCGGGGAAAACCACCATTCTTCATCTTTTGGCCGGGTTGTATGACGGATACCGGGGAAATATCTTTCTGGATGATACGGAACTGAGGGATATGAATCTCCAGGCATACAGGAAGCAATTGGGTTATGTGCTTCAGGAGCCGTTTTTATTCAGCGGCAGTATAAAAAAGAATATCAAGATGGGCAGGGGCACTGCGTTGATGGATGATATCCGCAGGGTGGCGTCCGAGGCGGAAGTGCATCATGTGATTAGTTCGTTTGAACAGAATTATCACACGGTAATAGGGGAGCGGGGGGTAACCCTTTCCGGAGGTCAAAAGCAGAGAGTTGCCATTGCCCGTGCAATGATCAAGGATGTGCCCCTGTATATGTTCGATGATTCCCTTTCTGCGTTGGATGCGGAGACGGATGCAAAGATCAGAAATACACTGATCTCCCGGAAAAACCTGGCAACCACCCTGATTGTCAGTCACCGGTTGAGTACTATTGCCGGTGCGGACAGAATCATGGTGCTGGAACACGGCAGAATCAGTCAGATGGGCACCCATCGGCAGCTGAGCCGCAGGGAGGGCCTATACCGAAGACTCTGGGAACTGCAGAAACGGGGCAGCGAAGGCGACATACTGGTTGGAGCGGAATAA
- a CDS encoding putative bifunctional diguanylate cyclase/phosphodiesterase — translation MGIRKLQVLAAKLPEDSPLRAEIFEIVTKLRNLRAEKVDLNQRNQDLLKLLQAERKRRNDLNAKVQTNRITGLPNHTRMIQDLGDLLSQDIEYLEEHRGALFFIRLDKSFTAIQTTLKPQMTEWILYQIASRIGETVGEDAKVYHSRENEFMVILNDNLHMKEYSKIGRKLRQEIRKPHILTGHNIHIDCHIGISLYPQFGREKSYLLQNADIALQFAEEHGKEIIFYHPRLRDQVIEKMDLQNSIIKALEQQAIQEIGKQFEIYYQPIIHMEEAGEDEPGSLFIKGQGRWKIADIGAEALIRWHHPEKGTIAPDRFIPIAEETGLIIPIGNWIIYSVAEQIREWLDRGLAMSAVSVNLSTRQFHSDTLTHTVRTAMKNNRLTSDIFRFEITESALAQNPDQMIRTMWELHDEGVYFYIDDFGTGYSSLSYVHQMPIKRIKIDKSFVLNLGSEKREKVIIRTIIAMARELGFGLVAEGVEEMDHLAYLLGYGVRSFQGFFFARPMKAEDFAEFISDPAHFNKIEDLFN, via the coding sequence ATGGGTATTCGGAAACTACAGGTGCTGGCAGCAAAACTGCCCGAAGACTCGCCTCTCCGTGCGGAGATCTTTGAAATTGTGACAAAACTGCGGAACCTCCGGGCGGAAAAGGTGGATCTTAACCAGAGAAACCAGGATCTGCTCAAGCTTCTTCAGGCCGAACGGAAACGCCGCAACGATCTCAACGCCAAAGTTCAAACCAACCGGATTACCGGACTGCCCAACCACACCCGGATGATACAGGATCTTGGAGATCTTCTTTCCCAGGATATTGAATATCTGGAGGAACATCGGGGGGCGCTCTTTTTCATCAGACTGGATAAAAGCTTTACGGCTATTCAAACCACTCTGAAACCTCAAATGACCGAATGGATACTCTATCAGATAGCAAGCCGCATCGGTGAAACCGTGGGGGAAGATGCCAAGGTATATCACAGCCGTGAAAATGAGTTCATGGTAATTCTGAATGATAACCTGCACATGAAAGAATATTCAAAAATCGGCAGAAAACTGCGGCAGGAAATACGCAAGCCCCATATTCTCACCGGACACAACATTCATATTGACTGCCATATCGGCATCTCTCTCTACCCCCAATTCGGGCGGGAAAAAAGCTACCTGCTCCAGAATGCCGATATCGCCCTGCAGTTCGCCGAAGAACACGGCAAGGAAATCATTTTCTACCATCCCCGCCTTCGGGATCAGGTGATAGAAAAAATGGACCTGCAGAACAGCATCATCAAAGCCCTTGAGCAGCAGGCCATCCAGGAAATCGGTAAGCAGTTTGAGATCTACTACCAGCCTATTATTCACATGGAAGAGGCGGGGGAAGATGAGCCGGGATCCCTTTTCATCAAGGGGCAGGGCCGCTGGAAAATTGCGGATATCGGTGCCGAAGCCCTCATCCGCTGGCATCATCCGGAAAAAGGTACTATTGCACCCGACCGCTTCATTCCCATCGCGGAAGAGACGGGCCTGATCATCCCCATCGGAAACTGGATCATTTACTCCGTTGCCGAACAGATTCGTGAATGGCTGGACCGGGGGCTGGCAATGTCTGCGGTATCGGTGAATCTGAGCACCCGGCAATTCCACTCCGATACCCTGACTCATACAGTGCGCACCGCCATGAAAAATAACCGACTCACCTCTGATATTTTCCGTTTTGAAATAACCGAAAGCGCCCTGGCCCAAAACCCGGACCAGATGATCCGCACCATGTGGGAGCTCCACGATGAAGGCGTCTATTTTTACATTGATGATTTCGGGACAGGGTATTCAAGCCTGAGTTATGTTCATCAGATGCCCATAAAGCGTATTAAAATTGATAAATCGTTTGTGCTGAATCTCGGGAGCGAAAAGCGGGAAAAGGTAATTATCCGTACTATTATTGCAATGGCCCGTGAACTGGGCTTCGGCCTGGTGGCGGAAGGTGTGGAAGAGATGGATCATCTGGCATATCTTTTAGGGTATGGTGTGCGGAGTTTCCAGGGGTTCTTTTTTGCCAGACCGATGAAGGCGGAGGATTTTGCGGAGTTCATCAGCGATCCCGCTCATTTCAATAAGATCGAAGATCTATTTAATTAA
- a CDS encoding aminoacyl-histidine dipeptidase: MIDALKTREPAILWEEFSAISHIPRCSKCEADILEYIEAAARENEYEIRRDKVGNMVVVLPPTEGCEQLPGIVVQGHVDMVCEQNEGTGHNFDTDPIRLKVDGDWLTADGTTLGADNGIAVASMLALIKGDFPHGSLELLFTVDEETGLTGATDLDPSIIKHRILINLDSEEEGYFYIGCAGGKETFGTLPLEWEKAPANLAKGKISITGLNGGHSGAEIHRELGNSLVCATRILHELKDLPIKLYNMYGGDKHNAIPREAFIEFLIDDAAADRLNRIAARFQDIFRDEFGETEKHVQVKAELQSSTEENYPERVVSAESLEKLSSMLYTIPHGIQSMSRAIPGLVSTSTNFASLKIEDSSVKILTSQRSDIRSQVSDISNRVASSFLLAGGSAEFTREYPGWQPDPDSALLEHAVNAYSKKTGKKPIITSIHAGLECGVIGAKCGGMEMISLGPDIRGAHTPDERVHISSAERVFQFFLELLVSF, from the coding sequence ATGATTGATGCTTTAAAAACGAGAGAACCGGCCATACTATGGGAGGAATTTTCCGCCATTTCACATATTCCCCGTTGTTCAAAATGCGAAGCCGACATTCTTGAATACATCGAGGCGGCCGCCCGTGAAAATGAGTATGAAATCCGCCGTGACAAGGTGGGCAACATGGTGGTGGTTCTCCCCCCGACTGAGGGGTGCGAACAACTGCCGGGAATTGTAGTGCAGGGTCATGTTGATATGGTATGCGAACAAAACGAAGGTACCGGACACAATTTTGATACCGACCCGATCCGGCTGAAAGTTGACGGAGACTGGCTTACTGCAGACGGTACCACACTTGGTGCCGACAACGGCATTGCCGTGGCCAGTATGCTGGCCCTGATCAAGGGCGATTTTCCCCATGGCAGTCTTGAACTTCTCTTTACCGTTGATGAGGAGACCGGTCTTACCGGAGCCACCGATCTCGATCCCTCAATTATCAAGCATAGAATCCTTATCAATCTGGACAGCGAAGAAGAGGGATATTTTTATATCGGCTGCGCCGGAGGAAAGGAGACCTTCGGTACCCTACCGTTGGAGTGGGAAAAGGCTCCTGCCAATCTTGCAAAGGGAAAAATCAGCATCACCGGGCTGAACGGCGGACATTCCGGTGCGGAAATCCATCGTGAACTGGGCAATTCGCTGGTATGTGCCACCAGAATTCTTCATGAACTCAAAGATCTTCCCATCAAACTGTATAACATGTACGGTGGCGACAAGCACAATGCCATTCCCAGGGAAGCGTTTATTGAATTCCTCATTGATGATGCCGCTGCAGACCGGCTGAACCGGATTGCTGCACGCTTCCAGGACATTTTCCGGGATGAGTTTGGTGAAACTGAGAAACATGTTCAGGTCAAAGCCGAGCTGCAGAGCAGCACAGAGGAAAATTATCCGGAGCGGGTTGTCAGCGCTGAATCCCTGGAGAAGCTGAGCAGCATGCTCTATACCATTCCACACGGCATCCAGAGCATGAGTCGCGCCATCCCGGGCCTGGTATCCACCAGCACCAACTTCGCATCCCTGAAGATTGAGGATTCGTCAGTAAAAATCCTCACCTCCCAGCGGTCAGATATCCGCAGCCAGGTCAGTGACATCTCCAACCGGGTTGCATCTTCCTTCCTCCTTGCCGGCGGAAGCGCCGAGTTCACACGGGAGTATCCCGGATGGCAGCCGGACCCGGATTCAGCTCTGCTTGAACACGCAGTAAATGCGTATTCAAAAAAAACCGGAAAGAAGCCGATAATAACATCGATTCATGCAGGCCTGGAATGTGGGGTAATTGGCGCAAAATGCGGAGGAATGGAAATGATATCCCTGGGACCGGATATCCGGGGGGCTCATACACCCGATGAACGGGTGCATATTTCCTCAGCAGAGCGGGTTTTTCAGTTTTTTCTGGAACTCCTCGTATCATTCTGA
- a CDS encoding ATP-binding response regulator: MNISKSRKRKILLSFAYQGITVFLIFVIVAMIFLLSTHRIGYNAIREGQLRSVRERFGIITDNLGDVVRNTLDRRDDLRSEADRPLSLRLLTEEGRVLLQLRRSGRSETVDLHRIIQLMSELELYLYNADTGSVVSREPFPSMKWFSRAVYDFAILDTREEQIEYRDPGWLSMGRIQARDLTDSLHSNSLLLEQDLILIHWDSDGVFAPDFNRPVYFTTSLLTIALGGGLCILIMFLGYRFQINREQRQMDLNMMVEYQKFHMDGIIRCDLQSRKMISWNQRAVELLQLDLPENPSGYQHVPVAVDAIPSCRISMNNNQFPSIDSFIRSIQLHSETQRTKGLILSDSRQQYLEIEFLPSLMEIQRAYLIIRDIRSELDLIGEYRETRERLQLALTASDNGFFDWDNQNRRLFISRKLYGIRNISGSSPPTSLSQLLEAVYAEDRSKIWQNYESLLLGEQTLTSHEFRIAAVDGSTRWVEETLSSLRSDDGSCRRIIGLDRDITQIKEREEELNTARLSAEEYSRSKSEFLANMSHEIRTPMNAILGFTELLLREIENPAQYQYLSTVYASGRQLLEMLDNILSLSKIEAGRMPVEWQDFNLSALMQELEMEFRHKAAQKGLGLNIASMIHPGTLLSCDREKLVMILRRIIDNSIKFTEEGDVAIRFYHPSDPGMLGIEVQDAGIGMDETTMEVMTAPFRQAEGGTVRKYGGPGLGLSIATRLVSLLQGSLSAQIPENGGTIIDIKVPVEYAGERRLDEPPGSLPNESEMAEALQAFSVLCVDDSESNQLLLSSIMKNFQIPHRISGSPLKALEDYGDFQPDILLMDVNMPRMSGWECLQELNERYPREMAFTKVIMLSGDDPRDHTSQREMFSVEGFLMKPFSRQSLLQVLYQNMPHRSLVQTADYDFSSGQSSHPQDRTGGEIGNSDLREEQHTNDIDKPLPETEIPVDRLKAMIQEVEPSFKNAQNKMSIQEILTFADELRTVFALYPDSRAYNLAGELKKAVDAFDIAGMKSDLQRFEQWMAAFMQQGDHRNE, from the coding sequence ATGAATATATCCAAAAGCAGAAAAAGAAAAATCCTGTTGAGCTTCGCATATCAGGGAATAACGGTCTTCCTGATTTTTGTTATTGTCGCCATGATCTTCCTGTTGAGCACCCATAGAATCGGCTACAATGCAATCAGAGAAGGCCAACTCAGATCTGTGCGTGAGCGCTTCGGCATTATTACCGATAATCTTGGTGATGTAGTTCGCAATACTTTGGACCGGCGGGATGACCTCCGGTCAGAGGCCGACCGGCCCCTTTCACTCAGGCTGCTCACGGAAGAAGGAAGGGTCCTGCTCCAGTTGCGGCGCTCAGGGCGATCGGAAACAGTGGATCTGCACAGAATAATCCAGCTCATGAGCGAGCTTGAACTGTACCTCTACAATGCGGACACCGGTTCAGTAGTCAGCCGGGAACCATTCCCATCCATGAAATGGTTTTCCAGGGCGGTATATGATTTTGCCATTCTGGATACCCGGGAAGAGCAGATAGAATACCGGGACCCCGGCTGGTTGAGCATGGGTAGAATTCAGGCACGGGATTTGACAGACAGTTTGCACTCAAATTCGCTTCTTCTGGAACAGGATCTCATTCTCATTCACTGGGACAGTGATGGGGTGTTCGCACCTGACTTCAACAGACCGGTGTATTTCACCACATCTCTCCTCACAATCGCACTGGGGGGAGGACTGTGCATTCTGATCATGTTCCTGGGATACCGTTTTCAGATTAATCGTGAACAGCGGCAGATGGATTTGAACATGATGGTTGAATACCAGAAGTTTCATATGGACGGTATTATCAGATGCGATCTGCAATCACGGAAGATGATCAGCTGGAATCAACGGGCGGTTGAGCTTCTTCAGCTCGATCTGCCGGAAAATCCTTCTGGCTACCAGCATGTACCGGTGGCAGTGGACGCGATACCCTCCTGCCGTATTTCCATGAATAACAATCAGTTTCCCTCCATCGATTCATTCATACGAAGCATTCAGCTTCACAGCGAAACCCAGAGAACAAAGGGGTTGATACTCTCCGACAGCCGGCAGCAGTATCTGGAGATTGAATTCCTGCCCTCGCTCATGGAAATACAGCGGGCATACCTGATTATCAGGGATATACGAAGCGAACTCGATCTCATCGGTGAATATCGGGAAACCCGGGAACGGCTGCAGCTTGCCCTCACCGCAAGTGACAACGGGTTTTTTGACTGGGATAATCAGAACCGCCGGCTATTTATCTCCAGAAAACTTTACGGCATCAGAAATATTTCCGGCAGCTCACCTCCCACCTCTCTCTCCCAGCTTCTTGAGGCGGTGTATGCTGAAGACAGGTCCAAAATCTGGCAGAACTATGAATCACTGTTATTGGGTGAACAGACTCTGACCAGTCATGAGTTCAGGATTGCGGCTGTTGACGGTTCGACCCGCTGGGTTGAGGAAACTCTCAGTTCTCTGAGAAGCGATGACGGCAGCTGCAGGCGGATTATCGGCCTTGACAGGGATATCACCCAGATAAAAGAACGGGAGGAAGAATTAAACACGGCTCGTCTCAGCGCTGAAGAATACAGCAGAAGCAAGAGTGAATTCCTTGCAAACATGAGCCATGAAATTCGAACACCCATGAATGCCATCCTTGGTTTCACCGAACTGCTGTTGCGGGAAATTGAGAACCCCGCCCAGTATCAGTATCTCAGCACCGTCTATGCCAGCGGCAGGCAATTGCTGGAAATGCTTGACAATATACTCAGCCTTTCCAAGATTGAAGCGGGCCGAATGCCAGTGGAATGGCAGGATTTCAACCTCTCTGCACTGATGCAGGAATTGGAAATGGAATTCCGACACAAGGCTGCCCAAAAGGGGCTGGGGCTGAATATCGCCTCTATGATACATCCTGGAACACTTCTCTCATGCGACAGAGAAAAACTGGTTATGATTCTCCGGCGGATAATTGACAACTCCATTAAGTTCACCGAGGAGGGGGATGTAGCAATCCGCTTCTACCACCCCTCTGATCCCGGTATGCTGGGCATTGAGGTTCAGGATGCGGGTATCGGAATGGATGAAACAACCATGGAAGTGATGACTGCACCGTTCCGGCAGGCAGAAGGCGGAACTGTTCGGAAGTACGGCGGACCAGGGTTGGGATTGAGCATTGCCACCAGACTCGTTTCCCTGCTCCAGGGAAGTCTTTCTGCACAGATTCCCGAAAACGGCGGAACGATCATCGATATTAAGGTACCCGTGGAGTACGCTGGAGAGCGGAGACTGGATGAACCTCCGGGGTCCCTGCCCAACGAATCGGAGATGGCGGAAGCTCTGCAGGCATTCTCGGTTCTTTGTGTGGATGACAGTGAGTCCAACCAGCTTCTTTTATCAAGCATCATGAAGAACTTTCAAATCCCCCACCGGATCTCAGGATCTCCGCTGAAGGCTTTGGAAGATTATGGCGATTTCCAGCCGGATATCCTGCTTATGGATGTGAATATGCCCAGGATGAGCGGCTGGGAGTGCCTGCAGGAGCTGAATGAACGGTATCCCAGGGAGATGGCATTTACCAAAGTAATTATGCTTTCCGGCGATGATCCCCGGGATCATACCAGCCAGCGTGAGATGTTCTCGGTGGAGGGGTTTCTTATGAAGCCGTTCTCCCGTCAAAGCCTGTTACAGGTGCTCTACCAGAACATGCCCCATAGATCCCTTGTTCAAACCGCCGACTACGATTTCTCCAGCGGGCAATCTTCCCACCCGCAGGATAGAACCGGAGGGGAGATCGGTAATTCAGATCTCCGGGAGGAGCAGCATACAAACGATATTGATAAACCGCTGCCGGAAACGGAAATACCCGTGGATCGGCTGAAAGCCATGATTCAGGAGGTTGAACCGTCTTTCAAAAATGCACAAAATAAGATGAGCATCCAGGAAATCCTCACATTTGCCGATGAACTGAGAACTGTCTTCGCTTTATATCCTGACAGCAGGGCGTATAACCTGGCTGGAGAGCTTAAAAAGGCCGTGGATGCCTTCGATATAGCCGGGATGAAATCTGATCTTCAGCGGTTTGAGCAATGGATGGCTGCGTTTATGCAACAGGGGGACCACCGGAATGAATGA
- a CDS encoding hybrid sensor histidine kinase/response regulator produces MNEPVHAEVHTQRSNPWILLVDDEPRNLQLAGKMLSNQGHDVSFAQSGEEALKIVEHEIPDLIVLDIMMPGMDGYEVSRKIRENHPSSDIPIIFLSARTDTQGMLESFQAGGVDFISKPFHPEEFLARVNVHLELRQAKKRLEEEMSFRQRLFTIIAHDLRSPFNSIIGTLDVLKSSGSALSEEERDEFITILYNASHQELLMMDNLLQWARSQFEGVKKNTRIYNIRESARRVCKELGHMADHKEIHLHVDEDFGSEVEADSTMIQIVLRNLVSNALKFTPRGGEIGIGGMAGMTDGRQEYRVFVRDSGSGVENTETLFKLGNYHTTPGTEFEKGSGLGLHLCRDFVHANGGKLWLERSSSQGSVFAFSLPKAVPGTTPE; encoded by the coding sequence ATGAATGAACCGGTACATGCAGAAGTACATACACAGAGGTCAAATCCCTGGATCCTTCTGGTGGATGACGAACCCAGAAATCTTCAGCTTGCAGGGAAGATGCTTTCCAATCAGGGACACGACGTTTCCTTCGCCCAGAGCGGGGAGGAAGCTCTGAAGATAGTCGAACATGAGATCCCCGATCTTATTGTTTTGGATATCATGATGCCCGGCATGGATGGGTATGAAGTAAGCAGAAAAATCAGGGAGAACCATCCCAGTTCGGATATTCCAATCATATTTCTTTCCGCCCGGACCGACACCCAGGGAATGCTTGAAAGCTTTCAAGCCGGCGGGGTGGATTTCATCTCCAAACCGTTCCACCCCGAAGAATTTTTGGCCCGGGTGAATGTACATCTTGAATTGAGACAGGCAAAAAAGCGGCTGGAAGAGGAAATGTCCTTCAGACAGCGGCTGTTTACCATCATCGCCCATGATTTGCGCAGTCCTTTCAATTCCATAATCGGTACGCTGGATGTGTTGAAAAGCTCCGGATCCGCATTAAGTGAAGAGGAACGGGATGAGTTCATTACCATTCTGTACAACGCCAGTCATCAGGAACTGCTGATGATGGATAACCTGCTCCAATGGGCACGTTCACAATTTGAAGGGGTGAAAAAGAATACCCGTATATACAATATCCGGGAGTCGGCCCGAAGGGTGTGCAAGGAATTGGGACATATGGCAGATCATAAGGAAATTCATCTTCATGTGGATGAGGATTTCGGTTCAGAGGTTGAGGCCGACAGCACCATGATCCAGATAGTGCTGAGAAATCTTGTTTCAAATGCATTGAAGTTTACTCCCAGGGGCGGTGAGATCGGTATCGGCGGAATGGCCGGAATGACGGACGGGCGGCAGGAGTACCGCGTCTTTGTCCGGGACAGCGGCAGCGGTGTAGAAAACACCGAAACCCTTTTCAAGCTGGGTAACTATCATACCACCCCGGGTACTGAATTTGAAAAAGGCAGCGGCCTCGGCCTTCATCTCTGCAGGGATTTCGTCCACGCCAACGGCGGGAAGCTGTGGCTTGAGCGAAGCAGCAGTCAGGGAAGCGTATTCGCCTTTTCCCTTCCCAAAGCAGTACCTGGTACAACCCCGGAGTGA
- a CDS encoding helicase-related protein: MREEAQGLKERIFSSICRNWGLDYLYPHQKLCIDYLLAGTGYFGEAGMAETRNGILVSLPTGSGKSLCFMAPAARIDGVTLILYPLNALLRDQQARFRRAGVPAELYYGGMTTEERSASLEKIGKMQKGVIISNCESAFSPGMLQALETVSIRLLVVDEGHLILQWGTSFRPSLFHLIQLKRHLENPLTAVFTATISPDDRHILGTLLWSSADWDYVEMLSDRPNIRYRVVPCLHAPTALRLFLRQRFDPSWGFLAEQQNAADELNLPMLVFGKTRKICEDLARKTEIWLNIWGIHNISCGYYHAGLDRDTRKQIENDFAAERRGILFTTKAFGTGVDIPGIRCCVHLSPPENMEDFLQESGRAGRDGNAACSLLFQETGMDFFPAGGCRRRHALSSLGQEIEHCSGCDHCEGNVILEFPEGVAVRAFRDHYRLRLGRDVEKRILSREDFADFPEKLFSSI, encoded by the coding sequence GTGAGGGAAGAGGCGCAGGGGCTGAAAGAACGGATATTCTCATCAATTTGCCGCAACTGGGGGCTTGATTACCTCTATCCCCATCAGAAGCTGTGCATCGACTATCTTTTGGCGGGAACCGGTTACTTCGGCGAGGCAGGAATGGCAGAAACCCGAAACGGTATTCTGGTGAGCCTGCCCACCGGAAGCGGAAAGAGCCTGTGCTTCATGGCCCCAGCCGCCCGAATTGACGGAGTTACATTGATATTATACCCTCTGAATGCACTGCTCAGGGATCAGCAGGCCAGATTCCGGCGGGCCGGTGTACCTGCGGAGCTCTACTACGGGGGAATGACCACTGAGGAACGAAGCGCTTCATTAGAGAAGATCGGGAAGATGCAAAAAGGGGTGATCATCAGCAACTGCGAGAGCGCTTTCAGCCCCGGAATGCTTCAGGCCCTGGAGACTGTCAGCATCCGCCTTCTGGTGGTGGATGAGGGACATCTGATTCTTCAATGGGGCACAAGCTTCCGCCCGTCCCTGTTCCATCTCATTCAGCTCAAGCGTCACCTGGAAAACCCTCTCACCGCCGTGTTCACTGCAACAATCAGTCCTGATGACAGACACATTCTGGGCACACTTCTCTGGAGTTCGGCTGACTGGGATTATGTGGAGATGCTCAGCGACAGACCCAACATCAGGTATCGGGTAGTTCCCTGCCTACACGCCCCCACTGCGCTGCGCCTGTTCCTGCGTCAACGTTTCGACCCGTCCTGGGGTTTTCTCGCTGAGCAGCAGAATGCTGCCGACGAACTGAACCTGCCCATGCTGGTTTTCGGAAAAACCCGGAAGATTTGTGAAGACCTGGCCCGCAAGACGGAAATCTGGCTGAACATCTGGGGAATTCACAACATCAGCTGCGGCTACTATCATGCCGGTCTGGATAGGGATACGAGAAAACAGATAGAAAACGATTTTGCTGCAGAGAGGCGGGGAATCCTGTTCACCACCAAAGCATTCGGCACGGGGGTTGATATTCCCGGTATCCGATGCTGCGTGCATCTCAGCCCGCCGGAAAACATGGAGGATTTCCTGCAGGAAAGCGGGAGAGCCGGCAGGGACGGGAACGCGGCCTGCTCCCTCCTTTTCCAGGAGACCGGCATGGACTTTTTTCCGGCAGGCGGATGCCGGCGCCGCCATGCACTGAGCTCTCTGGGTCAGGAGATTGAACACTGCAGCGGATGTGATCATTGCGAAGGAAACGTCATTCTGGAATTCCCTGAGGGGGTTGCAGTCCGGGCCTTTCGGGATCATTACCGGTTAAGACTGGGCCGTGATGTTGAGAAGCGGATTCTTTCCCGGGAGGATTTTGCCGATTTCCCGGAAAAACTGTTCAGCTCCATTTGA